The Pseudobacteroides sp. genomic interval TTGCTTGCAGCGAATATGGTCGCTCTCTATACAGGGAGCGTGGATTGAAATATGCCTAGAATATTTCTATTCGCTCTAATCCATTGTCGTCGCTCTCTATACAGGGAGCGTGGATTGAAATTTTACTGATAATGGTAAGGGGATTGCTCGTGTGTGTCGCTCTCTATACAGGGAGCGTGGATTGAAATGTTTATAGGTATATTAGTGTCAATATATATGGCAGTCGCTCTCTATACAGGGAGCGTGGATTGAAATTGTTTATGAGGACTCACCTCGATATGAACACCTGTTAAGTCGCTCTCTATACAGGGAGCGTGGATTGAAATTCCATCTGTATTTAGCATTGTCCAGAACATCAACCGTCGCTCTCTATACAGGGAGCGTGGATTGAAATTATGAAGCATATAGTAATACTTTTGCAATAATAGTCGCTCTCTATACAGGGAGCGTGGATTGAAATTGGAGTCCACGGGAATTTACCATTTCCCACTCTGTCGCTCTCTATACAGGGAGCGTGGATTGAAATATAATAAGCACCAATAAAACCTAAAACCAATATTGTCGCTCTCTATACAGGGAGCGTGGATTGAAATTTTGGACCGTGCTGTTAATGGACTAAAGCGCTGCAAGTCGCTCTCTATACAGGGAGCGTGGATTGAAATTATATTGTCAATAATCTCTGCTGTGACTGGCAAAGTCGCTCTCTATACAGGGAGCGTGGATTGAAATATTTTCATGCGTTTCGGTAATAATGACTCGTTTACGTCGCTCTCTATACAGGGAGCGTGGATTGAAATCTAACTGACCGACTGCTGTTTTTTCAAATGTTTCGTCGCTCTCTATACAGGGAGCGTGGATTGAAATCATCTGGCTTGCCGACATAACAAAACTCAAGACAGCTAGTCGCTCTCTATACAGGGAGCGTGGATTGAAATTTTATTAGCCTTGTATCTTATTGGTGTATCATCGTCGCTCTCTATACAGGGAGCGTGGATTGAAATAAAAAGTTGATTCAGCTATTGATCCTATCGATGTAGGTCGCTCTCTATACAGGGAGCGTGGATTGAAATTACGAGCTGGATAAACAAAAATTATAAAAGTACATTAGGTCGCTCTCTATACAGGGAGCGTGGATTGAAATGAGAATGGAAATCAAACATGGAGAAACAAATGACAGTCGCTCTCTATACAGGGAGCGTGGATTGAAATTATAAAAAAGGTTTGGATTGATGGGCAGGTTAAGTCGCTCTCTATACAGGGAGCGTGGATTGAAATACGTATGAAACTTTTTTAATATTTTCTGTTAATCCAGTCGCTCTCTATACAGGGAGCGTGGATTGAAATACAAACCACGATTTTAACTGGTGCAGGTCAATCAGTCGCTCTCTATACAGGGAGCGTGGATTGAAATTGTATCGGGTGCTGGACTGTATCCATACAACATAGTCGCTCTCTATACAGGGAGCGTGGATTGAAATCCTAGTGCGAGTACCTTTGCTCATGTTAGCCAAATGTCGCTCTCTATACAGGGAGCGTGGATTGAAATCAAGAATTGAGGAATGATACCATGCTTAATTATGAGTCGCTCTCTATACAGGGAGCGTGGATTGAAATTTTACAAGGGGTGCTAACATGAGAAGGATGTTGATAGTCGCTCTCTATACAGGGAGCGTGGATTGAAATATTTGGATCTACAGGAATTTAGCCAATACGGCATAATTGTCGCTCTCTATACAGGGAGCGTGGATTGAAATCCCAATTGCACTTTCGTATTCTAAAAATAACTGAGTCGCTCTCTATACAGGGAGCGTGGATTGAAATAGCAGCTTTAAGAATCATCAAGCTAAGAGGTTTAAGTCGCTCTCTATACAGGGAGCGTGGATTGAAATCAGCCATTATTGATGTGTAATCGGTGTATCTGTTGTCGCTCTCTATACAGGGAGCGTGGATTGAAATCCATATAGTAATGTTATTCACTTACGCCAGGACTTGTCGCTCTCTATACAGGGAGCGTGGATTGAAATTGTCCCATAAAATTCGTCTTTTAACTGTGCTGGTGTCGCTCTCTATACAGGGAGCGTGGATTGAAATCTGTATTAAGCTTCACTATTTTATCGCCTTTAAGTCGCTCTCTATACAGGGAGCGTGGATTGAAATATTTAACAATTGCTCTAAGTAATCCATATTTAAGTCGCTCTCTATACAGGGAGCGTGGATTGAAATCATAGTGTTTTAGATAATGTTGGCGTAGTAGTACCACCAGGTCGCTCTCTATACAGGGAGCGTGGATTGAAATCATTCAGTTGTCTGCATGAGATCATATATTACGTCGCTCTCTATACAGGGAGCGTGGATTGAAATAAGCCCTGTGTTGACAAATACTGCTGGTACTTCTGTCGCTCTCTATACAGGGAGCGTGGATTGAAATCTTTTATAAAGTATGGTTTGCTCGTTGTTGCAATTGAGTCGCTCTCTATACAGGGAGCGTGGATTGAAATCGTATGAGTCAAGCACACCAGTAAGAAATCCAGAGTCGCTCTCTATACAGGGAGCGTGGATTGAAATTTGAATAGTAAATGTCTTTGAGGCTACAGATGCAGTCGCTCTCTATACAGGGAGCGTGGATTGAAATATATAGGCAATTAGAAAAACAAGTAAAAAACGGTGTCGCTCTCTATACAGGGAGCGTGGATTGAAATACCTTGCTGCTGTCCCTGTTGTCCTTGCTGTTGACCGTCGCTCTCTATACAGGGAGCGTGGATTGAAATCAATGATTACATATTAATCTGGCCAGATAAAAAAGTCGCTCTCTATACAGGGAGCGTGGATTGAAATAAACAAAAGATAAGGACGGGAATAATGATGGATAATGTCGCTCTCTATACAGGGAGCGTGGATTGAAATCGTTATTCCTAAGACCGATTTTGTCCCAAAGCTTGGGTCGCTCTCTATACAGGGAGCGTGGATTGAAATACCACTGTTTGAGTTATTTGCTATTGTGTAGATAGTCGCTCTCTATACAGGGAGCGTGGATTGAAATCAATCAGGGTACACCAAATATGGGTGGTGCTAGAGGTCGCTCTCTATACAGGGAGCGTGGATTGAAATTCCTATTAAAGCCATACATACTGCCATTAAAGCTGTCGCTCTCTATACAGGGAGCGTGGATTGAAATAAGTTATTAATAAGACCTTGGTATTTGATATAAAAGTCGCTCTCTATACAGGGAGCGTGGATTGAAATAAGTTGGATTAAAGTTTTGCCTAACCCAAACTTTGTCGCTCTCTATACAGGGAGCGTGGATTGAAATATAAATATAAAAGCAATTCACAAGGGGAGAAAACGTCGCTCTCTATACAGGGAGCGTGGATTGAAATTATGATTCAATCTAAGGCAAAAGAGGCTGAGATGGTCGCTCTCTATACAGGGAGCGTGGATTGAAATTCTATAACCGCCCCAGGCTTTTACTCCCCCATTTGTCGCTCTCTATACAGGGAGCGTGGATTGAAATTTCAATGTTCTCAACATCTTCCTCAAGGTCTTCTTCCGTCGCTCTCTATACAGGGAGCGTGGATTGAAATCATGAGTGCGTCAAGTTCTTTTATGAGGTCAGTATGTCGCTCTCTATACAGGGAGCGTGGATTGAAATTTTCAAGTGAACAAATATCAATGGAAGGCTTATAAAGTCGCTCTCTATACAGGGAGCGTGGATTGAAATTACAACACAACAAAGTTTAACTGCTCAAAGAGAGGTCGCTCTCTATACAGGGAGCGTGGATTGAAATATTTTGACGATGGTAGAAAAGCAATTGTTTTAAATAGTCGCTCTCTATACAGGGAGCGTGGATTGAAATATCTGTTGTTGGCAATGACCATTGGATTGCTTTTGTCGCTCTCTATACAGGGAGCGTGGATTGAAATATTGATCTATACCTCTATCAACAGTGGGGAAGCCAGGTCGCTCTCTATACAGGGAGCGTGGATTGAAATCTCTAGTATACTGAGCATAGCTTTGTGGCACTGCAGTCGCTCTCTATACAGGGAGCGTGGATTGAAATCTTTTGATAAATTTATTATTGTATTACAGGCAATGGGTCGCTCTCTATACAGGGAGCGTGGATTGAAATAATAACCAGCCCAGTTGATGTAGACAGTATTGTGTCGCTCTCTATACAGGGAGCGTGGATTGAAATGTTCAAGTATGTTTTCGATAGAATTTTCTATGTGTCGCTCTCTATACAGGGAGCGTGGATTGAAATTGGAAAAAGGTGAATTAATCCGGCACGAAGATGGTTAGTCGCTCTCTATACAGGGAGCGTGGATTGAAATCAATAGAAAGACAAGGTGCTAGAAATGATTTAGGTCGCTCTCTATACAGGGAGCGTGGATTGAAATGGTTATGATAGCCGGGGCATTTGTACCACGTATTACGTCGCTCTCTATACAGGGAGCGTGGATTGAAATTTGCAAGAGACCCACGTAATAATATATATGTGTTGTCGCTCTCTATACAGGGAGCGTGGATTGAAATCCATATATTGATTTGTTTGTAGACACTAATTGCGTCGCTCTCTATACAGGGAGCGTGGATTGAAATTAGGACTTTTGCACTATACAAAAATATGGTATAATGTCGCTCTCTATACAGGGAGCGTGGATTGAAATTATTTTGCTAAGTCCAAATTCAGATATTGCAAAGTCGCTCTCTATACAGGGAGCGTGGATTGAAATAAGGATTTGAAGGAAACATTATAAAAATTGACAGAGTCGCTCTCTATACAGGGAGCGTGGATTGAAATTGTATATAAATATAATCCTCAAAATGGTACTTATTAGTCGCTCTCTATACAGGGAGCGTGGATTGAAATAAATTTAATGGTGAAATTCGCTAAGCAATGTGAAAACGTCGCTCTCTATACAGGGAGCGTGGATTGAAATCGTTTACTCCCGCCACAATAGCACCAGCTGCATTAAGTCGCTCTCTATACAGGGAGCGTGGATTGAAATCAAGATATCTCTGTACTTCCATTAGACTTGCTCCATTCTGGTCGCTCTCTATACAGGGAGCGTGGATTGAAATTCTTGGTATATTAACTTATATAATATCTGATATAGGTCGCTCTCTATACAGGGAGCGTGGATTGAAATTACTTTTGATTTTCTGCTTAATTTGTGCCAGTCAGTCGCTCTCTATACAGGGAGCGTGGATTGAAATAAACATGTTGATACACGCAACTATTCACTTTAAGAGTAATATTAAAGTGAAGGGGGAATATGGATGGTAAGAAAATTTGCTTTAATAACGCTAACAATGAGCTTATTGTTATTTTTGAGATGATTGTATGTACTTGAAATCCAACCTTTTGACAAGACATACATAAATTTGCTAATATAAAGGAAAAAAGTGTATTTGTTTTGGAGGCATAATGGAAAAGAAAGAATTTTTAGCAGGATGTATAATTATTGGTGCATCAATAATAATATGTTCGTTCATTTTAAAAGACAGTAATTTGTTGAGAAGTTTCATTCCTACATCGGCAGGACAAAGTGTATCTGTACCTAGCGATTTTAGTATTCGGCAAAATGATATAATTGGAATTTATGATGCAGCTGCGTATTTAGGAATGGATGATAGTAGTCTTGTAAGTGCTATTAATAGCAATAAGTTAAGGGGGTTACCATATACCAAAATTAATAATAACTATATTTTTAGTAGAAAGCTAATTGAACAATGGGTTCAAGAAGCTGCAAAAAGTAATAAGAGTTATTTAGAGTGATACTTTACCAATAGGTGTTTTGGTAAAGCCAACTTTAATGTACATTATTAAGGTCATATTGACTGGATGAAAAAATCTTTCGTGCTCAATTAAATGGTTTCCATAAAAAACCGGTAAAAAATTTTAAAATAGCTATTGCAATGATAATTGTACTATGCTATAATACCCTTTGTCACGAATAATGCGGGTTTGTGTAATGGTAGCACTACTGACTCTGGATCAGTCTGTCAGGGTTCGAATCCTTGACCCGCAGCCAACTGTATACATACAGTATCGTAAAAGAGGTAATCTTGAAATAAGATTACCTCTTTTACGTGTGTGACCATGTTAGGTGAATTTTGAAAGAAAGAATTTTACAATTCACAATATTTTTTCAATTCAGCAACACTATGAAAAAAAGAATTTCTAATAAAATCACTTCGTATCATATGAATTTTCCATCCCATTGTAATAAAATCAGAATATTGCTGAGGAGCATTCAAGAAATAATAAAACAGGAGGAACGAGTATTAAAAGGGTGGTTTCCACATAATCCGAAGAAAAAAGAAAAATAGATTAATAGTATATGAAAAAAGAGGACGGGTTATGTCTGAATACTTAGAATTGATTCTTGACATAAATTTTAAAAAAGTTTACAATGAGTTTATGCTAATGGGCGTGTTTGTACATTAGCTACTGTCCATTGAAAACTGAATAACAAGGAGGTGTGTATCATAAAATTCGCAATTGGTTTATTAATTGGTATTGGAATTGCAGTAATTGCTTCATTTATATTTTTCAAGTTGGGCATTAAGTTCAGAAAGAAACAGGCTGAAGAAAAAATAGGCGGTGCTGAAAACGAAGCGGTTAAGATTCTTAACGAAGCGGTAAAGCAAGCCGAAAGCAAAAAACGTGAAGTTCTTCTTGAAGCCAAGGAAGAAATTCATAAGAGCAAGGAAACACTTGAAAAAGAAATAAGAGACAGAAGAAATGAGGTTCAAAGACTGGAAAGAAGGCTTTTGCAGAAAGAAGAGACTCTGGATCGTAAAATGGAAGCCCTTGAGCAGAAGGACGAACAGCTCAATAAAAAGACAAAAGAAGTACAGGGACTCCAGGATAAAACGCTTGAGATTCAGAAAAAGCAGATCGAAGAGTTGGAAAGAATATCTGGTCTTTCAGTTGAAGACGCAAAGGATTATTTGCTCAGAAATATTGAAAGCGAAGTTAAGCACGAAGCTGCTATTCTTATAAAAGAGATTGAAGCAAAAGCAAAAGAGGAAGCGGATAAGAAGGCAAAGGATATAATCGCCTGCTCAATACAGAAATGTGCTGCAGACCATGTCTCAGAAATCACAGTATCTGTTGTTCCACTGCCTAATGACGAAATGAAGGGAAGAATCATCGGTCGTGAAGGACGTAATATCAGGACTCTT includes:
- a CDS encoding helix-turn-helix domain-containing protein is translated as MEKKEFLAGCIIIGASIIICSFILKDSNLLRSFIPTSAGQSVSVPSDFSIRQNDIIGIYDAAAYLGMDDSSLVSAINSNKLRGLPYTKINNNYIFSRKLIEQWVQEAAKSNKSYLE
- a CDS encoding DUF4491 family protein, with protein sequence MNFPSHCNKIRILLRSIQEIIKQEERVLKGWFPHNPKKKEK